In the Pseudanabaena sp. PCC 7367 genome, one interval contains:
- a CDS encoding serine/threonine-protein kinase — MSAKILRGHYKILKPLGSGGFGKTFLAADTDLPGNPTCVVKMLKPMTGEPVVIKTAQRLFNKEAEILYKLGNHDQIPRLMAHFEQSNRFFLVQEYVEGKGLNRLLTPGRQFPQKVVLDLLQDLLQVLDFVHGQQVIHRDIKPANLIMRDSDRKIVLIDFGAVKEMSGLTMMDSGKTNITITIGTPGYMPSEQLAGKPRYCSDLYALGMVALQALTGCDPGELPEDAKTAEIKWRDRLGENYCHPMLAAILDKMVRYDFRNRYQSAAEILVSLDEIQNNVLASKSFGAEANIAEDLAEGETIVTGNQGLVGNTGSSPAGQDHEATVVHNSTAKQYSRTTQANPSVPTQTNHPSQSSPRRVATTIYTNRKSVSRAKSKPKKSANLLGWGMGAFALVGLGGLGTFWLMRSPEPILQSSVQPNPPSTATTETTPTAPAQTAPVSTTTPPPAANNPSKPEPATTPQPTTQPQQPIQVTVQETNNPPAAPVQSAPAPIQTTAPVTAPPQPTQPQQVAATTPQQPQPSQQSANPLLTVNINVLGPPQIESMVASFGPQKAVEFIEQAIDQNPNSWKLYMAKGKFLSQLGRHAEAKAAQDKAISLGAPPVPTRPGSR, encoded by the coding sequence ATGTCAGCAAAAATACTGCGCGGTCACTACAAAATCCTAAAGCCCCTGGGCAGTGGTGGTTTTGGTAAAACTTTCTTAGCCGCAGATACTGACCTACCTGGCAATCCCACCTGTGTGGTCAAAATGCTCAAACCGATGACGGGTGAGCCAGTGGTGATCAAAACGGCGCAGCGATTATTTAATAAAGAAGCAGAAATCCTTTATAAGCTTGGTAATCATGATCAGATTCCGCGTCTGATGGCTCACTTCGAGCAAAGTAATCGATTTTTTCTGGTGCAAGAGTATGTGGAGGGTAAAGGCTTAAATCGGCTACTTACGCCCGGTCGGCAATTTCCCCAGAAAGTGGTTTTAGACTTACTCCAAGATCTTTTGCAAGTGCTGGATTTTGTGCATGGACAACAGGTGATCCACCGTGACATTAAGCCAGCGAATTTGATTATGCGTGATAGCGATCGCAAAATTGTGCTGATCGACTTTGGCGCAGTTAAGGAGATGAGTGGCCTGACGATGATGGATTCGGGCAAAACTAATATCACCATCACGATCGGTACGCCGGGATACATGCCCTCGGAGCAATTGGCAGGTAAACCACGCTATTGCAGCGATCTCTATGCTTTGGGAATGGTGGCGTTGCAAGCCCTGACCGGATGCGATCCAGGGGAGTTGCCCGAAGATGCTAAGACGGCTGAGATCAAATGGCGCGATCGCCTTGGCGAAAACTACTGCCATCCCATGCTGGCGGCAATTCTGGATAAAATGGTGCGCTATGACTTTCGCAATCGCTATCAATCGGCCGCAGAAATTTTAGTTTCCCTCGATGAAATTCAAAATAATGTGCTGGCTAGCAAGTCCTTTGGAGCTGAAGCCAATATTGCCGAAGACCTAGCAGAAGGGGAAACCATTGTTACTGGCAATCAGGGCTTGGTTGGCAATACTGGTAGCTCCCCAGCGGGGCAAGATCATGAAGCCACAGTTGTGCATAATTCCACTGCCAAGCAATATTCCAGGACAACTCAGGCCAATCCCAGCGTGCCGACTCAGACCAATCACCCTAGTCAATCATCACCTCGCCGCGTTGCCACCACGATTTACACCAATCGAAAATCAGTTAGCAGAGCAAAGTCTAAGCCAAAAAAATCTGCCAACCTGCTGGGCTGGGGCATGGGTGCGTTTGCTTTAGTGGGTCTTGGTGGTTTGGGGACATTTTGGTTAATGCGATCGCCCGAACCAATTTTGCAATCAAGCGTGCAACCTAATCCCCCCTCTACCGCTACTACTGAGACAACGCCAACCGCACCAGCCCAAACTGCGCCCGTAAGCACTACCACCCCGCCCCCTGCTGCAAATAATCCCAGCAAGCCAGAGCCAGCCACCACACCCCAACCCACTACTCAACCACAACAACCTATCCAGGTCACAGTTCAGGAAACGAATAATCCGCCTGCGGCTCCAGTTCAATCAGCGCCTGCACCAATCCAGACAACTGCGCCTGTGACTGCTCCACCACAACCGACTCAACCACAGCAGGTAGCCGCCACCACGCCTCAACAACCTCAGCCAAGTCAACAATCGGCAAACCCCTTACTGACTGTGAATATCAATGTACTTGGCCCACCGCAAATTGAATCGATGGTTGCTTCCTTTGGTCCCCAGAAGGCGGTTGAGTTCATAGAGCAGGCGATCGATCAAAATCCCAATAGTTGGAAACTATATATGGCAAAGGGCAAGTTCCTGAGTCAGTTAGGCAGACATGCAGAGGCCAAAGCAGCGCAAGATAAAGCAATTTCTCTTGGTGCACCTCCGGTTCCTACTCGCCCAGGAAGTCGTTAA
- the rph gene encoding ribonuclease PH, translated as MSIENPNPNLRVDGRSHDQLRPVEFQLGFVETPAGSVLAKFGKTHLLCTVSIEPGVPRFLTDSGQGWLTAEYRLMPGSTSPRHGRELMKLSGRTQEIQRLIGRSLRAAMDLTKIPDYTITVDVDVLQADAGTRTGGITAGYVALKAAIDKLIQQGTIANSPIKQAIAAVSVGIVAGQPYLDLNYPEDSTAEVDLNVVMSGGMQIIELQGTAEAGDFSRTQLNQMLDLAEKGIGQLLPAQVNAFV; from the coding sequence ATGTCTATAGAAAATCCTAATCCTAATCTTCGCGTTGATGGCCGCAGCCATGACCAACTCCGGCCAGTGGAATTCCAATTGGGGTTTGTGGAAACGCCCGCCGGATCGGTACTGGCAAAATTTGGTAAAACCCACTTGCTTTGTACCGTCTCGATCGAACCAGGTGTGCCCAGATTCTTGACTGACAGTGGCCAAGGTTGGCTGACCGCAGAATATCGCTTGATGCCCGGTTCCACCAGTCCGCGTCATGGTCGAGAACTAATGAAGCTATCGGGGCGCACCCAGGAAATTCAACGTTTGATCGGACGCAGTTTACGGGCAGCAATGGATCTAACTAAAATTCCTGACTACACAATCACGGTGGATGTGGATGTGTTACAAGCAGACGCTGGCACTCGCACTGGCGGCATCACAGCGGGGTATGTGGCGCTCAAAGCAGCGATCGATAAGCTGATCCAACAGGGCACGATCGCCAACTCACCAATCAAACAAGCGATCGCGGCGGTTTCGGTTGGCATCGTTGCTGGTCAACCCTACCTGGATTTGAACTATCCAGAAGATTCAACCGCTGAGGTGGATTTGAATGTGGTGATGTCTGGTGGGATGCAAATTATCGAATTGCAGGGTACTGCTGAGGCAGGTGACTTTAGCCGCACCCAGCTAAATCAAATGCTGGATCTGGCTGAAAAAGGGATCGGTCAGTTGTTGCCAGCCCAGGTAAATGCTTTTGTTTAA
- a CDS encoding FKBP-type peptidyl-prolyl cis-trans isomerase, which produces MKGILISFGITAIAVLVLILVQLNDGRTAAIAAEPAKADNIGVVSEVAEAAENISSDINMIAADEGSDNPKIVTTESGLKYRELKVGGGAQPKEGQTVVVHYIGTLEDGTKFDSSRDRNFPFKFKLGKGEVIKGWDEGLASMRVGGRRELIIPPELGYGSRGAGGVIPPNATLIFDVELLRVS; this is translated from the coding sequence TTGAAAGGAATTTTAATTAGCTTTGGGATTACGGCGATCGCAGTCTTGGTTTTGATCTTAGTGCAGTTGAATGATGGTAGAACTGCCGCGATCGCAGCAGAGCCAGCCAAGGCTGATAACATAGGAGTTGTTTCCGAAGTTGCGGAAGCTGCTGAAAATATTTCTAGTGATATCAATATGATTGCTGCAGACGAAGGATCTGATAACCCCAAAATTGTAACCACTGAGTCTGGTCTTAAGTATCGTGAACTTAAGGTTGGCGGCGGTGCACAGCCCAAAGAAGGGCAAACCGTAGTAGTACATTACATTGGCACCCTGGAAGATGGCACCAAGTTCGATAGCTCCCGCGATCGTAACTTCCCCTTTAAGTTCAAGCTTGGTAAAGGTGAAGTAATCAAAGGCTGGGATGAAGGCTTGGCTAGTATGCGCGTAGGCGGTCGCCGTGAATTGATCATCCCACCGGAGTTGGGCTATGGCTCTCGCGGTGCTGGTGGTGTGATTCCTCCTAATGCCACCCTCATTTTTGACGTTGAGCTGTTACGTGTTTCTTAG